A DNA window from Enterobacter asburiae contains the following coding sequences:
- the fdhF gene encoding formate dehydrogenase subunit alpha, producing MKKVVTVCPYCASGCKIHLVVDNGKIVRAEAAQGKTNQGTLCLKGYYGWDFINDTQILTPRLKTPMIRRERGGKLEAVSWSEALDYVATRLSAIKAKYGPDAIQTTGSSRGTGNETNYVMQKFARAVIGTNNVDCCARVUHGPSVAGLHQSVGNGAMSNAINEIENTDLVFIFGYNPADSHPIVANHVIRAKQNGAKIIVCDPRKIETARIADMHIALKNGSNIALLNAMGHVIIEENLYDQAFVATRTEGFEEYRKIVEGYTPESVETITGVSAQEIRQAARMYAGAKTAAILWGMGVTQFYQGVETVRSLTSLAMLTGNLGKAHVGVNPVRGQNNVQGACDMGALPDTYPGYQYVKFPENRAKFAKAWGVESLPEHTGYRISELPHRAAHGEVRAAYIMGEDPLQTDAELSAVRKGFEDLELVIVQDIFMTKTAAAADVILPSTSWGEHEGVYTAADRGFQRFFKAVEPKWDLKTDWQIISEIATRMGYPMHYNNTQEIWDELRNLCPDFYGATYEKMGELGYIQWPCRDESEADQGTSYLFKEKFDTPNGLAQFFTCDWVAPIDKLTDEYPMVLSTVREVGHYSCRSMTGNCAALAALADEPGYAQINTADAERLGIEDEALVWMNSRKGRIITRAQVSDRPNKGAVYMTYQWWIGACNELVTENLSPITKTPEYKYCAVRVEPIADQHAAEQYVIDEYNKLKARLRESAMG from the coding sequence ATGAAAAAAGTCGTCACGGTTTGCCCTTATTGTGCCTCAGGTTGCAAGATCCACCTGGTGGTCGATAACGGCAAAATCGTCCGGGCGGAGGCCGCACAGGGGAAAACCAACCAGGGCACGCTATGCCTGAAAGGTTACTACGGATGGGATTTTATTAACGATACCCAAATCCTCACCCCGCGCCTGAAAACCCCTATGATCCGCCGCGAGCGCGGCGGCAAGCTGGAAGCCGTCTCCTGGAGCGAGGCGCTGGATTACGTCGCCACGCGTCTGAGCGCCATCAAGGCCAAGTATGGCCCGGATGCGATTCAGACCACCGGATCCTCACGCGGGACGGGGAATGAAACCAACTATGTGATGCAAAAATTCGCGCGCGCCGTTATTGGAACCAATAACGTCGACTGCTGCGCTCGCGTTTGACACGGCCCATCGGTTGCAGGTCTGCACCAGTCGGTCGGTAACGGCGCAATGAGTAATGCCATCAACGAGATAGAGAACACCGATCTCGTCTTCATCTTTGGTTATAACCCGGCGGATTCTCACCCTATCGTCGCGAACCACGTTATTCGCGCTAAGCAGAACGGGGCGAAAATCATCGTCTGCGATCCGCGCAAAATTGAAACCGCGCGCATTGCGGATATGCACATCGCGTTGAAAAACGGCTCGAACATCGCGCTGTTGAACGCAATGGGGCACGTCATTATTGAGGAGAACCTGTACGACCAGGCGTTTGTCGCGACCCGTACGGAAGGTTTTGAAGAGTATCGTAAAATTGTCGAAGGCTATACGCCAGAGTCGGTGGAAACAATCACCGGCGTCAGCGCGCAGGAGATCCGCCAGGCGGCACGGATGTATGCCGGGGCGAAAACCGCCGCCATCCTGTGGGGAATGGGCGTGACCCAGTTCTATCAGGGCGTGGAAACCGTGCGTTCTCTGACAAGCCTCGCGATGCTGACCGGCAATCTGGGTAAAGCGCACGTCGGCGTCAACCCGGTACGTGGTCAGAATAACGTCCAGGGCGCCTGCGATATGGGCGCGCTGCCGGACACCTACCCGGGCTACCAGTACGTGAAGTTCCCGGAAAACCGCGCTAAGTTCGCGAAGGCCTGGGGCGTAGAAAGCCTGCCGGAACACACCGGGTATCGCATCAGCGAGCTGCCGCACCGCGCGGCGCACGGCGAGGTGCGTGCGGCCTACATCATGGGTGAAGATCCGCTCCAGACCGACGCCGAGCTGTCTGCGGTGCGCAAAGGGTTTGAGGATCTGGAGCTGGTGATTGTCCAGGATATCTTCATGACTAAAACCGCGGCGGCGGCGGATGTGATTTTACCGTCGACCTCCTGGGGCGAGCATGAAGGCGTCTACACGGCGGCGGACCGCGGCTTCCAGCGCTTCTTTAAGGCGGTCGAGCCGAAGTGGGATCTGAAAACGGACTGGCAGATCATCAGCGAAATAGCCACCCGCATGGGCTACCCGATGCACTACAACAACACTCAGGAGATCTGGGACGAGCTGCGCAATCTGTGTCCGGACTTCTACGGGGCAACCTATGAAAAAATGGGTGAGCTGGGGTACATCCAGTGGCCGTGTCGCGATGAGTCAGAAGCCGATCAGGGGACGTCATACCTCTTTAAAGAGAAGTTCGACACCCCGAACGGGCTGGCGCAGTTCTTCACCTGCGACTGGGTCGCGCCAATCGATAAGCTCACCGACGAGTATCCGATGGTGCTCTCCACTGTGCGAGAAGTGGGCCACTACTCCTGCCGTTCGATGACGGGTAACTGCGCCGCGCTGGCGGCGCTGGCGGACGAACCGGGCTACGCGCAAATCAACACCGCCGACGCTGAGCGCCTCGGCATTGAGGATGAAGCGCTGGTGTGGATGAACTCGCGCAAAGGCCGGATCATTACCCGAGCGCAGGTCAGCGATCGTCCGAACAAAGGGGCGGTCTATATGACCTACCAGTGGTGGATTGGCGCCTGTAACGAGCTGGTCACGGAGAACTTAAGCCCGATAACCAAAACGCCGGAGTATAAATACTGCGCCGTACGCGTGGAGCCGATTGCGGATCAGCACGCTGCAGAACAGTATGTCATCGACGAATATAACAAGCTGAAAGCCC
- a CDS encoding response regulator, producing the protein MKPAILVVDDDTAVCELLQDVLSEHVFSVLVCHNGQDALRQVQQEPNIALVLLDMMLPDINGLQVLLQLQKQRPALPVIMLTGLGSESDVVVGLEMGADDYIGKPFNPRVVVARVKAVLRRTGVLAAEVPAAPVAGIAFNGWTLDTTRCELSDPQRNPVPLTQGEYGLLLALTQNARRVLSRDRLLELTHSESADVFDRTIDVLIMRLRRKIEANPHQPALIKTIRGLGYVFATDVSHSEKAA; encoded by the coding sequence ATGAAACCGGCGATCCTGGTGGTTGATGACGATACGGCAGTCTGCGAACTGCTTCAGGACGTGCTGAGCGAGCACGTCTTTAGCGTGCTTGTCTGCCATAACGGCCAGGATGCACTGCGGCAGGTACAGCAGGAGCCGAATATCGCGCTGGTGCTGCTGGATATGATGCTGCCGGATATCAACGGCTTACAGGTTTTGCTGCAGCTGCAAAAGCAGCGCCCGGCGCTACCGGTGATCATGCTAACCGGGCTGGGCAGTGAGTCAGACGTGGTGGTGGGGCTGGAGATGGGGGCCGACGATTATATTGGCAAACCGTTCAACCCGCGCGTGGTGGTCGCCCGCGTAAAAGCGGTATTGCGCCGTACCGGCGTGCTGGCGGCGGAAGTCCCCGCAGCGCCCGTAGCGGGCATTGCTTTTAACGGATGGACGCTTGATACCACCCGCTGTGAGCTGAGCGATCCGCAGCGTAACCCTGTTCCCTTAACCCAGGGCGAGTACGGCCTGCTGCTGGCGCTTACGCAAAATGCCCGTCGGGTGCTGAGCCGTGACCGGCTGCTTGAGCTGACCCACAGCGAAAGCGCGGACGTGTTCGACCGCACGATTGACGTGCTGATCATGCGCCTGCGCCGGAAGATCGAGGCTAATCCGCATCAGCCTGCGCTCATCAAAACCATCCGTGGGCTGGGCTATGTGTTTGCCACCGATGTTTCTCATAGCGAGAAAGCGGCCTAG
- a CDS encoding carbohydrate kinase family protein: MERKGIIAAGNMLVDHVHQIVQWPERGWLAEITHSERSTGGAPLNVLLTLAKMHVGLPLQAVGLIGEDADGDYILAMLDQYHVNRQRVQRTTFAPTSMSQVMTDPSGQRTFFHSPGANRLLDLPAFDRLDGSMKIFHLGYLLLLDSLDMPDDEFGTRSARLLAQMRDQGYETSLDLVSRKGDPRYQPLVLPALRHLDYLVINELEAGEFSGLEMRDADDALNIAHIADAATQLLAAGVRQRVVIHCPEGAWGEAPGEQGRWIPSWLLEQKEIVGSVGAGDAFCAGFLYGCHESLPLTESIYLAHACARASLLAANAIDGAKTLAELQLFIKENT, translated from the coding sequence ATGGAACGCAAAGGCATCATCGCCGCAGGCAACATGCTGGTGGATCACGTCCACCAGATCGTGCAGTGGCCGGAGCGCGGCTGGCTGGCGGAAATCACCCACAGCGAACGCTCAACCGGCGGCGCGCCGCTCAACGTGCTGCTGACGCTGGCGAAAATGCACGTTGGCCTGCCGCTGCAGGCGGTGGGGCTGATTGGCGAAGATGCCGACGGGGATTACATTCTGGCGATGCTGGACCAGTACCACGTCAACCGCCAGCGCGTCCAGCGCACCACCTTTGCACCAACCTCCATGTCGCAGGTGATGACCGATCCCAGCGGACAGCGCACCTTTTTCCACTCGCCGGGCGCCAACCGCCTGCTGGATCTTCCCGCCTTCGATCGCTTAGACGGATCGATGAAGATCTTCCATCTCGGCTACCTGCTGCTGCTCGACAGCCTGGATATGCCCGATGACGAGTTTGGCACCCGCAGCGCGCGCCTGCTGGCGCAGATGCGCGACCAGGGGTATGAAACGTCGCTCGATCTGGTTTCCCGCAAGGGCGACCCGCGCTATCAGCCGCTGGTGCTCCCAGCCCTGCGTCACCTTGATTATCTGGTGATTAACGAGCTGGAAGCCGGGGAGTTTAGCGGACTGGAGATGCGCGACGCCGACGATGCGCTGAATATCGCCCATATCGCCGATGCCGCGACGCAGCTGCTGGCGGCAGGCGTGCGTCAGCGGGTGGTGATCCACTGTCCGGAAGGCGCATGGGGCGAAGCGCCGGGTGAGCAAGGTCGCTGGATCCCCTCATGGTTACTGGAGCAGAAAGAGATTGTCGGCAGCGTTGGCGCGGGCGATGCGTTTTGCGCGGGGTTTTTATACGGCTGCCATGAATCGCTGCCGCTCACGGAGAGCATTTATCTGGCACACGCCTGTGCGCGGGCCAGCCTGCTGGCCGCCAATGCGATTGACGGCGCGAAAACGCTGGCCGAGCTGCAGCTGTTTATCAAAGAGAATACCTAG
- a CDS encoding ketose 1,6-bisphosphate aldolase, with protein MPLISLADGLAHARQHRYALGAFNVLDSHFLRALFAAAKQERSPFIINIAEVHFKYVSLDSLVEAVKFEAARHDIPVVLNLDHGLHFEAVVRALRLGFSSVMFDGSTLSYEENIRQTREVVKMCHAVGVSVEAELGAVGGDEGGALYGHADEAFFTDPQLAREFVDSTGIDALAVAIGNAHGKYKGEPKLDFPRLDAIRQQTGLPLVLHGGSGISDADFRRAIELGIHKINFYTGMSQAALAAVEQRMANRQPLYDEFAELLLGIEEAIADTVAEQMRIFGSAGQA; from the coding sequence ATGCCATTGATTTCTCTTGCCGACGGTCTTGCGCACGCCAGACAACACCGCTACGCGCTGGGCGCGTTTAACGTGCTCGACTCCCACTTCCTGCGCGCTCTGTTCGCCGCCGCAAAGCAGGAGCGCTCGCCGTTTATCATCAACATCGCCGAAGTGCACTTTAAGTACGTGTCGCTGGATTCGCTTGTCGAAGCGGTGAAGTTCGAAGCCGCCCGTCACGACATTCCCGTGGTGCTCAACCTCGATCACGGCCTGCATTTCGAGGCGGTGGTGCGCGCCCTGCGCTTAGGGTTCAGCTCGGTGATGTTCGACGGCTCTACGCTGAGCTATGAGGAGAATATTCGCCAGACGCGGGAGGTGGTGAAGATGTGCCACGCGGTCGGCGTGTCGGTGGAGGCGGAGCTGGGCGCGGTCGGTGGCGATGAAGGCGGCGCGCTGTACGGGCATGCGGATGAAGCGTTCTTTACCGACCCGCAGCTGGCGCGCGAGTTTGTCGATTCAACCGGCATTGACGCGCTGGCGGTTGCCATCGGCAACGCGCACGGCAAATACAAGGGCGAGCCAAAACTCGATTTCCCACGCCTGGACGCCATTCGCCAGCAGACGGGCCTGCCGCTGGTTTTACACGGCGGCTCCGGGATTAGCGATGCCGACTTCCGCCGCGCCATCGAGCTCGGCATTCATAAAATCAACTTCTACACCGGCATGTCGCAGGCCGCACTCGCCGCCGTTGAGCAGCGCATGGCGAACCGCCAGCCGCTGTACGATGAATTTGCCGAGCTGCTGCTGGGGATAGAAGAGGCGATTGCCGATACGGTCGCCGAACAGATGCGCATCTTCGGCAGCGCGGGGCAGGCATAA
- a CDS encoding D-lyxose/D-mannose family sugar isomerase, with amino-acid sequence MKRSDINEILGHTRQFFSMHDVHLPPFASFPPTKWQQLDQAAWQEVFDLKLGWDVTAFGGNSFAAEGLTLFTLRNGSPNGVPYEKCYAEKIMHVRDGQVTPMHFHWRKREDIINRGGGNLIIELWNAGAHEETENTDVTVTVDGCRQTHAPGSQLRLTPGESICLTPTLYHSFWGERGFGDVLVGEVSSVNDDEHDNHFLQPVARYNNIEEDEPALLVLCNEYNQFRI; translated from the coding sequence ATGAAACGCTCCGACATCAATGAAATTCTCGGCCACACGCGACAGTTTTTTTCCATGCACGACGTGCACCTCCCGCCGTTTGCCAGCTTTCCGCCAACGAAATGGCAGCAGCTTGACCAGGCCGCATGGCAGGAAGTGTTCGACCTCAAGCTCGGCTGGGACGTGACGGCGTTCGGCGGCAACAGCTTTGCCGCTGAGGGCCTGACGCTGTTTACCCTGCGCAACGGCTCGCCCAACGGCGTGCCTTATGAAAAGTGCTATGCCGAAAAAATTATGCACGTGCGCGACGGCCAGGTGACGCCGATGCATTTTCACTGGCGCAAGCGGGAAGACATCATCAACCGGGGCGGCGGGAATCTGATTATTGAGTTATGGAATGCCGGGGCGCATGAAGAGACGGAAAACACCGACGTGACGGTCACCGTCGACGGCTGCCGTCAGACCCACGCGCCCGGAAGCCAGCTGCGCCTCACGCCAGGGGAAAGCATCTGCCTGACACCCACTCTGTACCACAGCTTCTGGGGCGAACGCGGCTTCGGCGACGTGCTGGTCGGGGAAGTGTCCTCGGTCAATGACGACGAGCACGACAACCACTTTTTGCAGCCCGTTGCCCGCTATAACAACATCGAAGAAGACGAGCCGGCGCTGCTGGTGCTGTGCAACGAGTACAACCAGTTTCGGATATAA
- a CDS encoding ABC transporter substrate-binding protein, with protein sequence MRLKPLVTALCAGALLAATPFAQAKDLKSIGVTVGDLANPFFVQITKGAELEARKLAGDNVKVTLVSSGYDLGQQVAQIDNFIAAKVDMIILNAADSKGIGPAVKRAKDAGIVVVAVDVAAEGADATITSDNTQAGEMACKYITDRLKGKGNVVIINGPPVSAVQNRVEGCQTEFKKHPDIKVLSDNQNAKGSREGGLEVMTSLLAANPKIDGVFAINDPTAIGADLAAKQAQRNEFFIVGVDGSPDGEEALKRENSLFVATPAQDPQVMAAKAVEIGYDILQGKPAPKAPVLIPVTMIDKKNVGTYKGWTVK encoded by the coding sequence ATGCGTTTGAAACCGTTAGTGACCGCGCTCTGTGCTGGCGCGCTGCTTGCCGCAACGCCGTTTGCGCAGGCAAAAGATCTGAAGTCCATCGGCGTGACGGTGGGCGACCTGGCTAACCCGTTCTTCGTGCAGATCACCAAAGGTGCCGAGCTGGAAGCGCGCAAGCTGGCAGGCGATAACGTCAAGGTGACGCTGGTCTCCAGCGGTTACGATCTGGGCCAGCAGGTGGCGCAGATCGATAACTTCATCGCCGCGAAGGTGGACATGATCATCCTCAACGCCGCGGATTCCAAAGGGATCGGCCCGGCGGTGAAGCGCGCGAAGGACGCCGGGATAGTGGTCGTTGCGGTTGACGTGGCGGCGGAAGGGGCGGATGCGACCATCACCTCCGATAACACCCAGGCGGGCGAAATGGCCTGTAAGTACATTACCGATCGCCTGAAAGGCAAAGGCAACGTGGTGATCATCAACGGACCGCCGGTCTCTGCGGTGCAAAACCGCGTGGAAGGCTGCCAGACGGAATTCAAAAAACATCCGGATATCAAGGTGCTCTCGGATAACCAAAACGCCAAGGGCAGTCGTGAAGGCGGTCTGGAAGTCATGACCTCCCTGCTGGCGGCCAATCCGAAGATCGACGGCGTGTTTGCGATTAACGATCCGACCGCGATCGGCGCCGATCTGGCCGCGAAGCAGGCTCAGCGCAACGAGTTCTTTATTGTCGGCGTGGATGGCAGCCCGGACGGCGAGGAAGCGCTGAAGCGGGAAAACTCGCTGTTTGTCGCGACCCCGGCGCAGGATCCGCAGGTGATGGCGGCAAAAGCGGTGGAGATCGGCTATGACATTCTTCAGGGCAAACCTGCGCCGAAAGCGCCTGTGCTGATCCCGGTGACGATGATCGATAAAAAGAACGTCGGCACGTATAAGGGCTGGACGGTTAAGTAA
- a CDS encoding ABC transporter permease subunit, which yields MTTPTHPQQVAKSASAKKMLMSDLMQTVGILPILILIVAVFGFIAPNFFTESNLLNITRQASINIVLAAGMTFIILTGGIDLSVGSILGTTAVAAMVVSLIPEFAMLSIPAALMLGMVLGLFNGALVAFAGLPPFIVTLGTYTALRGAAYLLADGTTVINSNISFEWIGNNYLGPIPWLVVIALAVIAICWFILRRTTLGVHIYAVGGNMQAARLTGIKVWLVLLFVYGMSGLLSGLGGVMSASRLYSANGNLGTGYELDAIAAVILGGTSFVGGIGTITGTLVGALIIATLNNGMTLMGVSYFWQLVIKGAVIIIAVLIDKYRTRHHQSA from the coding sequence ATGACAACTCCAACCCATCCGCAGCAGGTGGCGAAATCCGCCTCCGCCAAAAAAATGCTGATGAGCGATCTGATGCAAACGGTCGGCATCCTGCCGATTCTTATCCTGATTGTGGCGGTATTTGGCTTTATCGCCCCGAACTTCTTCACCGAGAGCAACCTGCTCAACATTACCCGTCAGGCGTCGATCAACATCGTGCTGGCGGCGGGAATGACCTTCATCATTTTAACCGGCGGGATTGACCTCTCCGTGGGCTCGATTCTGGGCACCACGGCGGTAGCGGCGATGGTGGTCTCGCTTATCCCTGAATTTGCGATGCTCTCCATTCCGGCCGCGCTGATGCTCGGCATGGTGCTGGGTCTGTTCAACGGCGCGCTGGTGGCCTTTGCCGGGCTGCCGCCCTTCATCGTGACGCTCGGCACCTATACGGCGCTGCGCGGCGCGGCGTATCTGCTGGCGGACGGCACGACGGTCATTAACTCCAACATCAGCTTCGAGTGGATCGGCAATAACTACCTCGGCCCGATCCCGTGGCTGGTAGTCATTGCCCTTGCGGTGATTGCTATCTGCTGGTTCATCCTGCGCCGCACCACGCTCGGCGTCCACATCTACGCGGTGGGCGGCAACATGCAGGCGGCGCGACTGACCGGCATCAAGGTCTGGCTGGTGCTGCTGTTTGTCTACGGCATGAGCGGCCTGCTCTCCGGGCTCGGCGGCGTGATGAGCGCCTCGCGCCTCTACAGCGCCAACGGCAACCTCGGCACGGGCTACGAGCTGGATGCGATTGCGGCGGTGATCCTCGGCGGCACCAGCTTCGTCGGCGGGATCGGCACGATCACCGGCACGCTGGTCGGCGCATTAATCATCGCCACCCTCAACAACGGCATGACGCTGATGGGCGTCTCCTACTTCTGGCAGCTGGTGATCAAAGGGGCGGTGATCATCATAGCGGTGCTGATCGACAAATACCGTACCCGACACCATCAAAGTGCATAA